From the genome of Lujinxingia sediminis:
GGATAGCTGGAGGGGGCGATTCCGATGAAGGGGTGCCAGGGGTTCGATCGGGCGGGAAGATCGGGTGCCAGGGGTTCGATCGGGTGCGATGAACGGGTGCCAGGGGTTCGAACCGGCGGTATGGAATGACGAGGTTGGTCGGGGATAACGGGAGCCAGAGAGCGTGGGGGCTGCTGCGGTGAACCTGATTTGGGGGTGAACCTGACCCAGGGTCGCCTCTGGAGGTTGTCATAGCGTCGGGGGTGAACCTGACCCGGGTGAACCTGACCCAGGGTCGCCTCTGGAGGTTGTCATAGCGTCGGGGGTGAACCTGACCCAGGGTCGCCTCTGGAGGTTGTCATAGCCTCGGTCGAGTGGGGCAGTATGCCCCAAGTAGGTGGTTGGCCCGTGTGGGGCGGGGATGGCGGGAGTTAAAGCGACGAGAGTTCTTCTTATCAAAGGCCTTCGTTGATCGGGACTACGATGAAGGTGGTCGGGCGACTTTAATGAAGCGACAACTTTTTCGTGGTGCCTTTTAGGCCATCTCAAGCGTTCCGAATATTCGCCTTGATAGGTCATTATTGAACGTTGGGTGACTAAGGTTCTGGAGTACAGCTTTTACCTGCGGGTGAGGCATATCTGGGTGGTGCGTTTCGGTGCGACAGGACCCATGATCGAGCAGGAACTCATCCGGAAATGCGTTGTGTAGGGTACGTGGCTATCCACGTTGGAGCGCTGCCAGGGAGGCGTTGCTGGTTCGCCTTTTTTGTGATTTTTTGGCCGTAGCGTTCGCGTTTTGAGCGGGTATTGGGCGTATTGGTGCATGATTGAGAAACGCAAAAGGCCCCCGCCTGTAGGGCGGAGGCCTTTTCGCCAGTGTGGTGCGGGGCGACTCAGCGATTAACGTGCGCAGTAGCCGAACTCGCAGGCTCCGGCGCCGAAGGTGCAGTCGGTGTCACTGCCGCAGCTGATGGTGCAGACACCGCTGACACAGGTTGCTCCGGGGCCACACTGTCCGGCCCCCGTACATTCGGGACCGGGGCGGTAGTCGGGCTGGCAGACACCCTGGTCGCAGAGCATCTGGTCGCCGCAGTCGCTATCGGTACCGCAGTGGTCGTAGCACCAGCCGTTGATGCAGCTTTCCTGAGAGCCGCAGTCGGAGCGTGTGGTACAGGCAGCGGGGTTATCGGCCGCTCGGCAGGTGCCAGCATCACAGAAATGGCTGTAGGGGCAGTCCGTGTTCGCGACGCATTCGTAGTGACAGAAGCCGCGTTCGCAGTCTTTGCCGATGCCACACTGGGCATCGGTGACGCAGAGCTGGTCGACGATCTGACAGGAGCCTGAGATGCAGGTTTCACAGGGGCCGCATTCGCTGCTGGATCGGCAGCTAAGGTCAGGCTCCTCGACAGGTGCGCATGCCCCCTGATCGGTGCAGTATTCGCCAGTGCGGCAGTGATCGTCTTCCTCGCATCCCAGGCGGCAGCGGCCACGCTGGCAGGTGGAGCCTTCGGAGCAGTCGGCGTTGCTCTGGCAGATGCCCACGGCGACGCAGAGACCGTCTTCGCAGCTGGCGTTGGAACCGCAATCGTCGGAGGTTGTGCACTCCTGGGCGTCGTCGCGGTCGGGGGAGGGAGCCTCGTCGGGATGGGTTCCTGCATCGTCGGGGATATTGGCATCCGGATGGGGGTCGACGTCTTCTCCTGGAGCTTCGACATCGGGTTCGTCACCGGGGTCCGGAGCAGGACGGGTGGGGTCATCAGGGTCGGCGCTGACGCATGCGCCCCGGAAGCAGACGCCGGACTCGCCGCATTGACTATTGGAGGTGCAGCCGGCGGAGCAACGGCCTTCGAAGCAGGCCGCGTCGGTGCCACACTCGGCGTCGGACTCACAGGCAACTGCGCAGCTTCCGCTTTCGGAACATACGCCCAACTCACCGCAGTCTTCGTCGTTTTCGCAGCCTCCGCCGATGACACAGCGACCTTCAAAGCAGATCTCGCTGCCAGGACACTCCAGCGAAGCCTGACATTGGGGGACACAGAAGCCGTCCAGACTGCAGAATTCCATCTCGAAGCAATCGCTGTCCACGGAGCAGCGGTCGGCAGGTACGCAGGTGCCTTCGTCGCAACGGCGCGAGGCGCATTCGCTGTTCACGGTACAGGAGGTGACGTCCTCGGGAATCGCGATGCAATACCGGCCGCGGGCGCAGATCTGGTCGGCGCCGCAATCGTTGTCGGAGGCGCAGGGAAGGGTGCAGGTGCCAAGCCGGCAGATCGAGCCCATGCTGCAGTCGTCATCGAGCTCACACGTGGCGCACTCTCCGGCGAGTGAGCAATCGACCTCCTGATTGCTGCGATCGTCGCAACCCAGGCACCCCTGGGAAAAGAGCACAAAGAAGGCCGTCAGGGTCAGCCAGCGTAACGTCGAACTCAGCGCAGACCTGCGGTCAGGGGTACATGGGGGAGAGGCTGAGGCGAAGGTCGACATGGTGGGTCTCCACTCACTAGAGGTTGGCGTTCTGCATTGCGACATATGTTAGGGGGCGGCTGCGCCCGAGGCTACTGCGTGCTCCTTGGACGCGGGGTAACCGAGGCTATTCAATTTCGGGTCAGTGGCAGCAGCACCCGATGTACATGCGCGATCGTCGTGGATGACGGTTACCAGGGGCGGGTAGGTGATGGGTGCCATGGGTGTCATGAGGTCGATGCGCAATCCCAGCTTAGCGGGACGATATCGTTTTCGGGATGCGTTTGATGGATCGACCGGATAGGAAAATACCGGTTGTTAAAATTATCCTTGTAATCTGCGAGTAAAGGTGCAAAAAAAGCCACTCGTTAGACGGACGAAAAGTTTCGAATCCCGGTGAACTTTGCCTGGATTCGTCGGACGCCACCGGAGTCCCGGAGTTATGCCGGGTGCGTTCGGACCATCTGGAGGCGTTATGCGCTTATATGGCGGGCAGGTACCGGTCATTGCGGAAGAAATTATCCGTACGTTGACCCGGGCCGGTGATCTCGAGATCGCGTCGGAGAATCTCCCCGAAGTGGAGCTGGACATTCAGTCGGTGCTCCGCGAGTACATTCGGCTCGATCGCGAGCTGACGGAGCGGGCCAAAGATATCGCCATGAAGTATGGCGACAGCAGTGTGGGCCGTGAAAAGCGTAAGTTGGCCAAGGCCAAGGGCATTGAGCTGAGCGATGATCCGCTGGGCTATATTATTTCGCAGATCATTGAGACGTTCTTTCATTCGAACTTCGTCGATGAGGTCTATTCGACGGATAACGACCTTCGCCGCAAGATCAACCCGATCCTGAAGCGTCATACCAACGTGCAGGAAGAGCTTGATCAGGAGGTTCGGGGCAAGATCAAGAACCTTGAAGAAGGTTCGGCGGCCTGGGAGATCGAATATGAAAAGGTGATGGGCAACCTTAAAAGGCTCAAGAATCTGGAGTAGGGCGCTACGTCAGATTCAGAGAATGTAAAAGACCGGCTCCGGCCGGTCTTTTTTTGTGTTTAGATCGTGATCAGCGCCAGGCCTGGGGCTGAGATTTCTGGAGCATGCGATCGCGGTTTTTACCCCACCAGCGCGTCCAGTATCGGTGGGCGTCGGCAGGCGAATCGAAGTCTCGCGGGGCCCAGCGTCCGGTCCATTCGCTGATGATGTGGCTCAGGTTCATCGCCAGCGCCGGGTGAAGTTCGGGGAGCTGAGAGATCAGGGTGTCGACGTGGTGCAAGTCGCCCCAGGAAGCGGTGATCGCCAGGTTCGCCAGGCTCTGCTCAAGCCATTGCTGGCGCGGGAGGTCGCGATGTTGGTCCCACCATTGATGCCATTGCGCCAGCGCCTGGCGTTGATCGTCGGTGCTGGCGACAGCCCAGTTCAGGCCGTCATAACGTGCGGTGACGCGGTAGAGGAGTTCGGCCAGGCGAGCGCGCAGCGGAGGGGGGGAGCGTTGGAGCTCTGCGAGGAGTGGTGTGACAAGGTCCGGGGAGAGATCGAAGCGAAGTGAGTTCGCGGCGAGCATTCGCTCGTCGAGAGGTAGTGAATCGTCGAAGAGGCGAGCTCGAGCGACTTCGAAAGCATCGGCCGTGGATGCGGCTGCCAAGGTGTTGTAGAGCGGTCGGCGTGCGGTTTGGGGAAGGTCGCTTCGCCTCAGGTGCCGGGCGATGGCCAGTGCGCCGGCCCGGGTGCGGGGAGGCATCTTTTGGAGAAGTTCGATGGCGCGCTCGTGCAGTTCAGCGTGGGGCACATCGAAGCTATGAAAGAGGATGAGCTCACCGGCCATAGGGGGCTTGAGTTGTTCCAGGAAGTCGAGAGCGCGTCGGGCGATCTCGGGATCGTTGCCGCTGAGGGCAGGACGAAGCGCAAGCGCCCTGGCGAGCACACGCTCGTCATTCCAGTCGTACCAGGGCCAGCGTGGGCCCCAGTCCTGGCAGCCCTCCAGGCGGTCGTCCAGGGGGCAGCCGATGCGCACGTGAAGATGGTCGGCGTGCGGGGGCGCATCGGTCGGCTGATGAAGCACCGCGGAGGCGCGCTCAATAAGGTCGGCAGGCTCGCCAGTCGCTACGGCGTGATCGAGCATCAGACGTTTGAGGCCTTCGCTGACAAAGAGCCATTGCACGCGAATCTCGGGATCGGTGAGGAGCGCACGGGCCAGCGCCCAGTTGCGGGCGACATCGAAGGTGAGTGGGTAGCCGTCGGCGTGGCCTTCGTCATCGAAGTGGATAAGGTCGGGGGTGGGCACCGAGTGACCTTGAGAATCGAGCGCATAGAACGCCAGATCGACATCTCGGCCAGCCTGGTGGGAGCTACTCCAGGGGATAGGTCCGCCGTGGGCGAAGGCAATGTTGCCGACCCGTAAGGGGGCGCCGCCGAACTCCAGAGCGACCCGCTCGGCGGCGAGCTCTACGGCGGCGATAATCTCGCGGGTGCCGAAATGGGTGTTTCGGCTGCGGTGGCGTTCGATGATGCTGTGATAGGGCCCCTCGGCGGCCAGGGTGGCAGGCTGGAGGAGGCGTCCCTGACGGATGGTGCCAAGCGATAGCGAGCCCGAGGGACGGCGTTCGGGATCAAGAATGGCAAAGGCATCGAGCGGCTCGTGAGGAAGTCCCCAGACGCTGCCGACACTTCGGGCACTCTCCTCCAGCGCGTCATGGACCTGGCGAATTGCCAGCGTCAGCGCCTCAGGTGGCACCCTGTCCGGGAGGGATTCATCAGCGGGAGGAGACGTTTGCACGGGCGCGGGCGACGTTGGGGCCAAAGGCGTCACGAGCGGAGGCGGCGCGGTCGAAGCGCAACTCGCCCATAGCAGCGTCGAGGAGAGGAGAAGAGTGAGCCGAATCATAGGTGGGGAGGGGGCAAGAGGACTGTTCCGTTTGTTCCCGTTCCCAAGTAGGGTGGGCGAGAGTCAGCGCCTGCGATCATAAAGTGTTGGTTGAGGTGCGGCAACCGGGGTTGAATGATGCCCGGGCGACACAAAAAATTAAGCACGAGCACAAAAAAACGATGAAAGAACGAGGACATATCGGAGCCTGGCTTGCCGTATTGGCGCTGGGCTTTTTGAGTGCGTTGGTGATCTGGGGCAGGCTTACAGGTCTTCCCGATCTGGGGGTAACGATCGGCCCGGAGCTGACGATTCGGCAGGTGGCTGTAGAGCGCGCCCCGGGCAGTGATGCGCAGAATTTTCAGCGGGGCGATCGATTGGTCGCGGTGGAGGGAATGGCGCTCGAGGATCTTCGGCATCTACGCACACTTTTGCCTGCGATGACAGAGTCGGCCGTTGAGGTGGAAACCGAAGATGGGGAAGCACGACTGCTTAACTATCAGATTCTTCGACCCTTGCATCGCTTTTCGGTGACGGTGCAGGGTGAGGGGTTTGATCCCCGGGAGCTTCCGCCGGGGGTTGAGCCGAATGATCGGCTGGTGGAGATTGACGGGCGCTTGCTGCCGGGCAGAGTGGGCCCGGAGGGCCTTCGCAGTGTGGTTGCCAGCCGCAATGATGCGTTGCTGGGGTTGGAGCGTCCCAACGCGATTTTCTCCGGACAGATGCGTCTGGGCGACTCCCGGGTGCATCCGGGACTGTGGCTGACCTTTGGACTGGCGTTGGCGGCGATCCTGGTATTGTGGTGGCGCTACTCCTGGATTCTGCCACCGCGCTCGGTTTACCTGATTGCTCTGGAGACGGTGGCGTTGGCCTGGCTCTATTTACTGGCCTACGGTTATCAGTGGTTGCTGGCCGACCAGGTACTGGCCTCGGGGGTGATCGTGAGTCTGGTCGTGATGCGGCCGATGGCGATGTATGCGCGTCGTCAGGTGGACAGTCATCGGGGATTGGGAAGTGGCGCGAGCCTGATGGGGGTGGGAGCGCTGGTGGCGGTGTTGCTGATTGTGTTGCTTCACGCCGGCTACCTGCAGAATGTGGAGGTGGCGCTTCACGCGGCTGCGATCATGGCCGGCCTTTTTGTGATCTATGAGATCAGTGCCCAGGGCTTTGAGTCGGGGCAGGCCGGCGGTCTTGGCGAGCGCTACGGATATCTCACCGGGGTGGTGGTCCTGGGGCTTTTTGCCTGCGTGGTCGCCGCGGGCATGGAGCCGGTGGCCTTTGAGGAGGATCGCTGGCGTTGGTTTGCAGTACTGATTCCCTCCATGGTGTGGTTTGGCGACTACCTCTACGGGTTGAAGTACGGAGTGCGGTCGGCTTTGGGGGATATCGCCGATGAGCGCTCGCGTCAGGAGTTGCTCTACGGGTATCTGCGAGAGGTTGGGGTGGAGGTTCCCGGAAGTGAGCTGCGCCTTGTGGGGCGATTGCCCGGGCAGGCGTTTGAGCTGTGCCTTGAGGAGGAAGGCACGCTTTCGGTGCGACCGGCGCGAGCGGAGGTTGCTGATGCGGTGGATATTCTTCTGGCTGAAGGTTATCAAATTCCAATGCCGGAGGCTGATGAGACGCATCCGATGGTCGGGATTGCGGATGTTCTACGGCTGTCGATGGCTCAGCGACTACCCGCGATGCGGGGATGTCTTGAGTTGGCCGGGGGCGCGGAGATGGTGTTGCTGGGATTCTGGAGTGCTGAGGAGGGCGACCCGGAAGCGGCGATTTCCCCGCAGGCACTGGATGTGTCGACGGCGGCGTGGAGTGCTCCTCTGTGGTCAGCGGCGATGATCGAACTTCTGGAGGGCGCTGCCCTGGAGCGACGTCGGGAGCTTGAGTTGGAGAAGGGGCCGGACCTGGCCGAGCTTCGCGCCGGGATTGAGGCTGCGGAGATGGGCGCGGCGCGGGTGGCGGAGGAGCGCGATGAGGCGCTCGCCAGGGTGAAGACGCTCGAAGAGGAGCGCGACCTGGCACGTGCCGAAGAGGTGCTCTTTCGTTTGACGCAGCCCGCTGACGTCTGGCCGGTTGAGATCGCCACGCGACTGGTGGAGCCGGAACTGGTCGACGGGCTGACCTTCTTGATGGAGACCCCCGAGCCCATCGTGTTGGGCGGGGCGATCGGGGTGGGTAAGTCGATGGTTGCCAGGCTGGCTCATGCGCTGGGCGGTGGGCCTGAAGAGGCCATGCGCGTGGTGCGATGCAGCGATGAGGGCGCGATGGGGATCCTGGATCGCGTCCTTGGTGAGGCCGGCGGAGGGCGGGGGCCGGGGCTCTTGAAGAGCGCGATCTTTGAAAAGGGCCGGGGGACGCTGCTGATTGAGCGCGCGCAACTTCTCGATGAAGTTCGTATCGTAGCGCTTTCTCATCAGTGCGAGGAGGCCGGGGTGCGCCTGTGCCTGGCGTTTGACGCGCCGGACGCCGAGGAGCGTAGTGTGCTGGAGCTCTACTCCGGGGTGTTGCAGGAAGCGCTGGGGCATCGCGAGGTAATCGTTCCGGCGTTTGGTCGTCGGACGACCATTCAGCGGGCGGTCTTTGACTTCTGGCTTGGGGAGTGGACGGCCCGCTATGGTCGGGAGATCGAGGGGTTCTCACGGACAGCGCTTGAAGCGTTGCTGGCGTACCGCTATCCCGGTGAGGTTCAAGAAGTCGTGGAGGTCGTGCGAATGGCGGTGTTGCAGGCACGTTATGATGTGATCGATCGCGAGGATCTTCCGACCCGGGTGCGTGAGGCGCGCCCGCTCTAGGCTATGGCGTAAGGCAGGAGATGAGAGAGGTGGCGAGCTCGAGTGTTTGGGCGCTGGGGGCAGCGGCGACGATGTTCCTGGTGTTCGCGGGATGTTCCGGCGAGGACGCTCCAGCGGAGCAGGCTCGCCCCGTTGTGGGGGTGACGCCGGAGTTGGAGCAACGTCTGGTGGTTCCGACCTCCCAGCTGAAACTGGAGCTTATCGGCTCCGAGCGCATCGTGGCAGACCAGGCCCGGGTGACCCTGCGCGGCGAGATTGAGGGGGGGGAGCGCTTTGAGGTGAGCTTGAGCGCCGAGCCGCAGCGTCGCGGTGATGTGGGGGCTCTTTATGTGATCATCGACGCCCAGCAGTGGCTATGGCCGAGGGCGCCGGAGGTGCCGGAGTGGTTCGCTTTGATGAGCGTGGAGGTCAGCCTGCGTGACGAGGTCGGGGAGGTCGCCCGCGGAGAGTTTGCCGGGGCGCGGATGCGTTTTGTGCGCTCGCTTGGTCCTCAGCTCTCGGTCGATGGCGAGGCACCCACCTTTGTTAACGGTTCATTGCGTCTGGAAGGTCACGGGGTGTTGCGCCCGGAAGAGGGGCAGACCTGGGCGGTGATCGAGCAGGGCTTTGTGGAGGCGACCCCCGGGGGGCGTCGCGATCTGGTCGGGGAGCGGCTGCCGGTGCGCTGGTCGGGCAGCCGGGAGCGTGCTGAGCTCCGTCTGGAGCCGGCCATCTTCGGTGTGCACCCGGGGGCGTATGAGGTGAGGGTGCGTCTGGAGAACGAACTTCGCGGGGAGGCCGGGACGACCCGGGGTCAGTCTGAGCTTGAGTTTGGAGGGGCCCTTCAGCCGACTTTGCTCGCATCGTTGGAACCCGTTGCGGCGAGCCGGGGGCAGATCGTGACGATGCGGGGACGCGGTTTGTTGGGGGCCGGGCAGGGCTACGGGATGATCCTGCGCTACGAAGGGATCTTTGAGCCTGCCGCTCCCGGCGCGCCGCAGATGAGTTTTGAGGGAAGTCGCGCCCTGGAGCGGGCGGTTGACGAGGTGCGCAGTGATGAGCTCTTGCGCCAGGAGGTCTGGTACAGCGTGGAAGGGCGCACGCTTGAAGGGCTGGGAGCTACGCCGGGCGTCTTCGAGGGGAGCATCACCCCGATTGTCTTTGATAGTGCTGGCGAATCAGTAGGCGTGGGCTGGCAGGGGCGTTTTGAGGTGCTGCCGACCCGGCAGGTGGTCTGGCTGAAGTATTTGCCGGCCTTTAGTCGGGCGCTGGACACCTTTGGACTCGGCAATGTGGAGCGGGAGATTCGCGATCGCATCCTGGAGGTGGCGCGCCGCGACTTTGCCGGGGTGAATATCGTCTTTGTCGAGGATGAGCCCGAAGATTTTTCCGACTACGCGGTGGTGGAGATGGGCGGGCCGGATCCCTCGGGAAACCGGGCGTTTGGTTATGACAACACGTTTAACGATCAGGCCAAAGATACCGGAAACCTCTATCTCAATGACTACCTCGGGGGCATCAATCGCCAGAGTGGGGAGAGCTTCAACGTGCTCTTTGGCGGGGTGTTTGTGGAGTCCTTCACTTACTTCAGTCCGACGCTCACGCCGGGGAATCGGGACGCGTCGGAGCATTTTGATCGGGTGTTCGGGCCCTTTATGCCGGGGTTGGGCGGGGAGGCTGTGCGGGGCTCGGAGGTGGGACATGGCCCCAGGTCGGTGCAGATCGAGGAGGCGGTGCGCGTGGCTGGAAATGTCATCGGAAATACAATGGTGCACGAGATCGGCCACTCCCTGGGGCTGACGCATCTTCCGGGCGACTGGGAGGCTCCGGGCACGATCTTTCATAATGCCGAGCCAGGCGGGTTTATTATGGATGCGGGCTCCGAACGCAGCTTTGAGCAGCGGGCGGAGCTCGATGGGGAGGGACCGGCGGTGTTTAACCCTCAGAACAGCGCTTATTTGCGTGAGATTTTACCGCTGAACTAGAGATCGGCCGGAGAGGCGACGTCGCGTGTCAAAACGGGTGTGCGAGGGTCGGAGAGGTGACGTCGCGTTTCAAAACGGGTGTGCGACGGGCGCCAACGCGTTTTGAGAGCTCAAACGAGAAGATCGGCAGCCGCGCACATGCTTTGAGAACTCGAAAGACGAGAGCGAGGTTTAAGCATGTGTTTTGGGCTGTGGAGGCACAAGAGCGAGGGCCGTGCACGTACTTTGAGATGTGACGGCGGGAGATCGGCAGCCGTGGCCGTGTTTTGAGAACCCAAACGTCGAAAGCGGCGCTCGAACGCCCCGGTTCTGCTGCGGAGAATTTCTGGAAGAGGATCTTGATCCAGCCGACGGCCACGAAGATGTCCGGGTCGTGTTTTTTGGTGACCGAGGGTTGTGTTTTTTGGTGACCGAGGGTCGTGTTTTTTGGTGACCGAGGGTCGTGTTTTTTGGTGACCGAGGGTCGTGTTTTTTGGTGACCGAGGGTCGTCTTTTGGATGACCGTGGGTCGTCTTTTGAGTGACCGTAGGTCGTGTTTTGAATGACCGTGGGTCGTGTTTTGAATGACCGTGGGTCGTCTTTTGGATGACCGTGGGTCGTGCTTTTGAATGACCGTGGGTCGTGCTTTTTGGTGACCGTGGGTCGTCTTTTTTGGTGACCGTGGGTCGTGCTTTTGAATGACCGTAGGTCGTCTGTTTTGGTGACGGAGGGGCTATTGGTTCCTCGTCTAAACCTTCTCCCATCGGCGCGATTAAACGAGGTTCTTGAGCCAGCCGAAGGCCACGAAGGTGCCCAGGCTGCTGCCGAGCGAGGAGAGGAAGAAGACCAGGAAGATGCGGGCCAGGCGGTTGGACCACCAGCCGCGCCAGTCGGCGATGTCGTCGCCGATGTTCTCCAGATCGCGCACTTTGGGAGGTGCCACGAAGGTCTGTACAAAGGCTGTGACCATGCCCGCGCCGATGGTGGGGTTGAGCGAGGTGATTGGCGCGGCAATAAAGGCGGCGATGATGGTCAAGGGGTGACCCAGGGCCACCAGTGTGCCCAGCGCTGAGAGTGATCCGTTGGCCAGCACCCAGGCGATGGCCGCGTTTTGAAACTCGCCGGGGTCGGCGCGGAAGAACCCCAGGATGAACACGGCGATGACGATCGCCGGGACAAGCCAGGGGAGCATCCGCGAGAAGGTCGATCGGGGCGGGACCACGTCGACTTCGCGGGCCTCCTCGGGGGTGTCGGTGGCGTTAAGGCGGCGGACCAGTCCGGGAACGTGCGCAGCTCCGACGACCGCGGCGATGGTCTGCCCCGGGGCGTTACGGATATGATGCGCCATAAAGAGATCGCGCTCGTCGACAAGCACGGTCTTCACCGAGGGCATCGCCTCACCGAGCTCATCGAGGATGGCCCCGATGTTATGGGACTGGCGAAGCTCAGCGAGCTCCTCTTCGCCCATCTCATTGCGATCGAAGACGCCGGCAAGCAGGCTCATCGCGACGGCGGAGCGGCGCCAGAACGAGGTTTTGCGCCAGGCGCGCAAGAGCGTCGTGCGTACGTTGCGGTCGACGAGCTCGACCTCCAGGCCCAGCTCATCGGCCAGTTCGATAGCGGCGGCCATCTCCGCTCCGGGTTTCACGCCGGTGTAGCTGCCCATGCGGCGCTGGAAGGCCATCAGGGCCAGGCGCGCCATCAAGAAGGTGAGCTGACCTTTGCGAATCACCTCGCGCAGGTTCAGATCCTGAAAGTTCTGCTCTTCGGTCAGCGCTTTGAAGCGTTCGCTGTCGAGCTCCACACAGACCGTTTCGGGTTTTTCGGCGGAGAGGATGCGGCGCACGGTCTCCACCGATTCCTGAGAGATATGCGCGGTGCCGATAAGCGTGATGGACTTTCCGTCGACGGTCAGCCGGGTGATGTCGGCTTCGTGGGGGGCGGCGTCATCGGAGGGGAGGTCGTGGGGCAGATCGGTCATGAAGGTTCTGGGGCAGAGAGAAGAGGAGCCGACCCCGAGTTCGGGGTGGCGCAGCTGTCGATCGTGCGATGGTTTAGCTTAAAGCGCGGCGTTTGAACACCTTTTGTCAACGCGGCACGTCGTCAAGGCGCGGTTTAGCCGATAAGTCCCATCTTGATGAAGAAGGATGCGGTGCCAAAGTAGATAAGCAGGCCGCTGGCATCGGCGATCGTGGTGATCAGCGGGCTGGAGGCGATGGCCGGGTCGACGCGGGCGCGGGTAAGGATGAAAGGCAAGATGGTGCCGACCAGGTTGGCCACCAGGACGATGCCGAGCATGGAGAGTCCGACGACGACGCCGAGCATCCAGCCGCCGCGAAAGAGCCCCAGTACTGCGCTTG
Proteins encoded in this window:
- a CDS encoding DUF7107 domain-containing protein, which encodes MSTFASASPPCTPDRRSALSSTLRWLTLTAFFVLFSQGCLGCDDRSNQEVDCSLAGECATCELDDDCSMGSICRLGTCTLPCASDNDCGADQICARGRYCIAIPEDVTSCTVNSECASRRCDEGTCVPADRCSVDSDCFEMEFCSLDGFCVPQCQASLECPGSEICFEGRCVIGGGCENDEDCGELGVCSESGSCAVACESDAECGTDAACFEGRCSAGCTSNSQCGESGVCFRGACVSADPDDPTRPAPDPGDEPDVEAPGEDVDPHPDANIPDDAGTHPDEAPSPDRDDAQECTTSDDCGSNASCEDGLCVAVGICQSNADCSEGSTCQRGRCRLGCEEDDHCRTGEYCTDQGACAPVEEPDLSCRSSSECGPCETCISGSCQIVDQLCVTDAQCGIGKDCERGFCHYECVANTDCPYSHFCDAGTCRAADNPAACTTRSDCGSQESCINGWCYDHCGTDSDCGDQMLCDQGVCQPDYRPGPECTGAGQCGPGATCVSGVCTISCGSDTDCTFGAGACEFGYCAR
- a CDS encoding DUF507 family protein; translated protein: MRLYGGQVPVIAEEIIRTLTRAGDLEIASENLPEVELDIQSVLREYIRLDRELTERAKDIAMKYGDSSVGREKRKLAKAKGIELSDDPLGYIISQIIETFFHSNFVDEVYSTDNDLRRKINPILKRHTNVQEELDQEVRGKIKNLEEGSAAWEIEYEKVMGNLKRLKNLE
- a CDS encoding penicillin-insensitive murein endopeptidase, with product MPPEALTLAIRQVHDALEESARSVGSVWGLPHEPLDAFAILDPERRPSGSLSLGTIRQGRLLQPATLAAEGPYHSIIERHRSRNTHFGTREIIAAVELAAERVALEFGGAPLRVGNIAFAHGGPIPWSSSHQAGRDVDLAFYALDSQGHSVPTPDLIHFDDEGHADGYPLTFDVARNWALARALLTDPEIRVQWLFVSEGLKRLMLDHAVATGEPADLIERASAVLHQPTDAPPHADHLHVRIGCPLDDRLEGCQDWGPRWPWYDWNDERVLARALALRPALSGNDPEIARRALDFLEQLKPPMAGELILFHSFDVPHAELHERAIELLQKMPPRTRAGALAIARHLRRSDLPQTARRPLYNTLAAASTADAFEVARARLFDDSLPLDERMLAANSLRFDLSPDLVTPLLAELQRSPPPLRARLAELLYRVTARYDGLNWAVASTDDQRQALAQWHQWWDQHRDLPRQQWLEQSLANLAITASWGDLHHVDTLISQLPELHPALAMNLSHIISEWTGRWAPRDFDSPADAHRYWTRWWGKNRDRMLQKSQPQAWR
- a CDS encoding TraB/GumN family protein; translation: MTDLPHDLPSDDAAPHEADITRLTVDGKSITLIGTAHISQESVETVRRILSAEKPETVCVELDSERFKALTEEQNFQDLNLREVIRKGQLTFLMARLALMAFQRRMGSYTGVKPGAEMAAAIELADELGLEVELVDRNVRTTLLRAWRKTSFWRRSAVAMSLLAGVFDRNEMGEEELAELRQSHNIGAILDELGEAMPSVKTVLVDERDLFMAHHIRNAPGQTIAAVVGAAHVPGLVRRLNATDTPEEAREVDVVPPRSTFSRMLPWLVPAIVIAVFILGFFRADPGEFQNAAIAWVLANGSLSALGTLVALGHPLTIIAAFIAAPITSLNPTIGAGMVTAFVQTFVAPPKVRDLENIGDDIADWRGWWSNRLARIFLVFFLSSLGSSLGTFVAFGWLKNLV